Proteins from one Fragaria vesca subsp. vesca linkage group LG6, FraVesHawaii_1.0, whole genome shotgun sequence genomic window:
- the LOC101307707 gene encoding uncharacterized protein LOC101307707 translates to MEDGKEPRVEQSEQPSPEEEEVLKKKYGGIIPKKPPLISKDHERAYFDSADWALGKQGVEKPKGPLEALRPKLQPTQQQTRYRKSPCAPSGEDGGSSPSEDASAN, encoded by the exons ATGGAGGATGGCAAAGAGCCACGAGTTGAGCAATCAGAACAACCATCTCCAGAGGAG GAAGAGGTTCTAAAGAAAAAGTATGGTGGAATCATTCCAAAGAAACCACCACTGATTTCTAAG GACCATGAACGTGCTTACTTTGATTCTGCTGATTGGGCTCTTGGAAAG CAAGGTGTTGAGAAGCCTAAAGGACCACTTGAAGCCCTTCGACCGAAACTACAG CCTACACAACAGCAAACACGATACAGAAAGTCCCCTTGTGCTCCATCGGGTGAAG ATGGAGGAAGTTCTCCCTCTGAGGACGCATCTGCGAATTAA